A segment of the Actinomycetota bacterium genome:
CCGCCCGGCCACGACCCCTCCTCCCGATGGCTTGCTCTGTGGACAGCTTGGAGGTCACCGGGCCGGGCGGTGTGCGTCCCGGTTGGCCGAGGAAGGGGCTCGGGTGGCGGTGGCCGACCTTGAGGTGGAATCGACATCGTGGTCAACGTGGCCGGCGGCGACAGTCACCGCCTCCTGGGCCTGCCCGGTGTCATCCTGTCGCTCGGGTTCCGGGCCTTCGAGAACCGGGTACTGGACTGGTACTACGGCCTGCGCCGCACCCAGCGGGGGAACGTCCTGAGGATCGGATGCGATGTCCAAGACGCTCGCCGACGAACCCTATGTCCTGCTGATGGACGAGCCCTTCGCCGCCGTCGACGCCCAGATCCGGGCGGAGCTGGAAGACCTCGCCCGTTCGGTGTGGCCTCGCACTGGGGTGACGATCCTGTTCGTCTCGGATCCCCGATTCACCCGGCTCCGCACCCACGTCTACGCCCAGATCCAGCAGGCCAAGCGTGGCCGAGACCAGACGGCGCCGCCGTCGCCCGAGGGAGCCACGGTTGCTCCGGGCAGCTAGACGGCGGCCTTGACCCGGTCCCAGCCCTCCACCCGGCCGCCGCCGGCCAGCATCCGGGCCGGCTGGCGGCTGCTGGTGGTCGTGGTCGCGGTCGCGGTGAACCTGCGACCGGCCATCGCCGCCGTGCCGCCGGTGCTGGACACCATCCAGGCCGACCTCGGGCTGTCGGCCACCCGGGCCGGGCTCCTCACCGCCCTCCCGGTGGTCTGCATGGGGCTGTTCGCCCCCGCCGGGGCGACCCTGGCCCGGCGGATCGGGCGCGAGCGGGCCGTGACCTTCGCGCTCGCCCTGGTCGCCTGCGGCGCACTGGTCCGCGGCCTGGACGCCTCGGCGGTGCCGCTGTACGGCGGGACCCTGCTCGCCGGCGTCGGGATCGCCCTCGGCGGGGTCCTGCTCCCCGGCGTGGTCAAGGCCTGGTTCCCATCCCGGGCCGGCGCGGTCACCGGGCTGTACACCGCCGGTCTGGTCGGCGGGGCGATGGTCGCCGCCGCGGCCACGGTGCCGCTCATGGAGGCGCTCGGCAGCGGATGGCCGGCCGCCATCGGCGCCTGGGGGCTGCTGGCGGTGGCCGCGCTGGTCGCCTGGGTGCCGGTGACCCGGCGGCTCCCGGTGGCGGCCGACCCGGCCCCCGGCCGGACGCGGCTGCCCTGGGGCAGCGGCGTCGCCTGGCGGGTCACGCTGTACATGGGCTCCCAGTCCCTGCTCTACTACGCGGCCCTCACCTGGCTGTCCCCCCTGTATGTGGCGGCCGGCTGGAGCGCCGGCCGGGCCGGGCTGCTGCTCGGCCTGTTCAGCCTCACCCAGGTCTTCTCGGCGCTGGCCGTCCCAGCCCTGGCTGACCGCGGCGGCGACCACCGGCCGTGGCTGGCCCTGTGCGTCGGCACGGTCACGGCCATGCTGGCCGCGTTCGGCCTGGCCCCGATGGCCGCTCCCTGGCTGTGGGCGACCCTGCTCGGCCTCGGCGTCGGTGGGATGTTCGCCCTCGCCCTCACCCTGCTGGTCAAGGTCGTCTCGACCCCGGCCGCGGCCGCCCACCTGTCCGGCATGGCCCTGCTGGTCGGCTACCTGCTCGCCGCCACCGGCCCGGTCCTGGCCGGCGTCCTCTACGACGCGGTCGGCTCCTACCGGCTCGTGTTCCTGGCCCTGTCCGGGATCGGTGTCGCAACCCTGGCCGTCGGCGTGTCCGTCCGACCGGCCGACCGGATCTGATGGTTCGGCGCAGGCTCGTGCTTGACGCGGGGCTGCTGGACGAGGTGCACGTCGACCTCGTGCCGGTGTTCCTGGGCTCGGGCATCCCGCTGCTCGGCATGATCAAGGACGCGCCGGTGGAGCTCGACGGGCCATCTCGTGACGACGCGCTTGCCTTCGGGCCCGGTGCCGAGCGCGAGCGATCTTCTCGATGCGCTGTGGGCGACGTTCGTCGTGCAGGTGCTCG
Coding sequences within it:
- a CDS encoding MFS transporter, whose amino-acid sequence is MTRSQPSTRPPPASIRAGWRLLVVVVAVAVNLRPAIAAVPPVLDTIQADLGLSATRAGLLTALPVVCMGLFAPAGATLARRIGRERAVTFALALVACGALVRGLDASAVPLYGGTLLAGVGIALGGVLLPGVVKAWFPSRAGAVTGLYTAGLVGGAMVAAAATVPLMEALGSGWPAAIGAWGLLAVAALVAWVPVTRRLPVAADPAPGRTRLPWGSGVAWRVTLYMGSQSLLYYAALTWLSPLYVAAGWSAGRAGLLLGLFSLTQVFSALAVPALADRGGDHRPWLALCVGTVTAMLAAFGLAPMAAPWLWATLLGLGVGGMFALALTLLVKVVSTPAAAAHLSGMALLVGYLLAATGPVLAGVLYDAVGSYRLVFLALSGIGVATLAVGVSVRPADRI